The genome window ACGACGGCAAACATCGAAACCTGCGCGTCTTTGCCGGAGATATTCAAATCGCTCGTCTCGCTGTGCTTGATCTCGAAATACTGGCTGCCATTCAAATCGGCGGCGTAACCGGAAAACGGACCGCCGGTGCTGCGCTTGATCGGGCCGTTCACCTCGCTGAGAGGGTGCTTTTCCTTCGTGCCCTGCGAGACGCGTTTCTGCCCGGCCTCCTCGCCAAACGTCCAGAATCCGACAAGTCCGGGTGTTTTTTCGATGACAGAAGCATCTCCGGCGAAAGCCGATGAAAGCGTGAGGGCGGCAAAAAGGAGCGGGCGCATGAGGAAATCACGATGGCAGACGCTCCAAGGCTTGGGAAGCCGGTTTTTGGACAGCAAAGAGTTCTTCTTCCGGCGGCGTAATGTCTCGGTCGCTTTGCCCATGAAGAATGCCATGCCCCATCCAGTTCCGCGCGTCTTCCTGAGACGAGGGACGCTTGCGCTCGCTTGGCTGGCGCTGCCTGCGCTGGCGGTGGATTATGAGAAGGAGATCAAGCCGTTGCTCAAGGAGCGCTGCTACGCCTGTCACGGCGCTTTGAAGCAGAAGGCCGATCTGCGGCTCGACACCGCCGCCGCCATGCGCAAGGGCGGTGATGGCGGCGACATCCTCGCGGGTGATCATGCGCTGCTGCTCGAACGCGTCACCACCACCGACAAGGACGACCGCATGCCGCCCGAGGGTGAGGGCTCGATGCTCAACACCGAGCAGGTCGCCAAATTCAAAGCCTGGCTCGCCGCCGGAGCACCCGCGCCTGCGAATGAGCAGCCGGAAGCCGATCCGCGCGCGCATTGGGCCTACCAAGTGCCTAAATCGTCCGGCAAATCGATCGATGCGCTGCTTTCAGAACGACTGGCTTCGAAAAAGCTCAAACCTCAGCCCGAAGCCGCGCCGGAAATCTGGCTTCGCCGCGTGTATCTCGACCTCATCGGCCTGCCGCCGACGCCGGAGCAGATCACGGCGTTTTTGAATGACGCCTCCATGCCGGCGCGTCAACGCGTGGTCGATCAACTCCTCGGCACACCGCAATACGGCGAGCGCTGGGCCCGTCACTTCATGGACATCTGGCGCTACTGCGACTGGTATGGCCTCGGCGCGCAGCTTCGCCACAGCCAGAAGCACATCTGGCATTGGCGCGATTGGATCGTGGAATCGCTCAACACGGACAAAGGCTACGACCAGATGATCGTGCAGATGCTAGCCGCCGATGAACTCGCGCCCGAGGACCGTGACAATCTGCGTGCCACCGGCTTCCTCGCCCGCAGTTATTACCTCTTCAACCGCACCACCTGGCTCGATGAAACCATCGAGCACACCTGCCGCGCCTTCCTCGGCCTGACGATGCAGTGCGTGAAGTGCCACGATCACAAATACGATCCCATCGAGCAGGCCGACTACTACCGCATGCGCGCCATCTTCGAGCCGCTGCATGTGCGCCTCGATCCTTGGAAAGGCGAAACCGACTTCGAGAAGAACGGCCTGCCGCGCGTCTATGACCTTCATCTCGACAAACCGACCTTCCGCCATGTGCGTGGTGATGAAAAGAACGAGGACAAGTCGAAGTCGCTGACGCCAGGCATTCCGCAAGTGCTGGAGTTTGCCTCATTGGAGCCTGCGTCAGTCAAACTGCCGCCAGCATCCGCCAAACCGGCTCTGTTGCCCTTTGTGCTCGAAGATCACCTCCGCGCCGCCGAACGCGACATCACCGCCGCGCAAAAGGCTCTCGACAATGCACGACAGGCACTCGCCAAATCACCTCAGCCTGCTGTGAAGCCGGTGACGAAGCCTAAGGTGATCGTCAGCGATGATTTTACCACCGCGAAGCCTGAACAGTGGGAGATCCTCAAAGGCGACTGGAAACATTCAGCCACAGGTGTGCGCCAGTATGAAACCGGAGCCGAACGGCGAGCCCTGCGCCTCAAATCCGCGCCTCCCGCTGACTTCGAGGCCAGCTTGAGCTTCACCATTCGCGGCGGGCAGAAATGGAAATCCGTCGGCATCGCCTTCGACAGCGCGGATGGCGACGATGTGATGGTTTACATGAGCGCCTTCAGCGGCGGATCGAAAATTCAGGTGGCGATCGGCAACGACGGCAAGTCCAGCTATCCACCCGCAGGCTCAGTGGCACGGACGATCTCGCAGGACGTGCGCTACACGCTTGATCTGCGCGTGCGCGGCCCGCTCATCAACGCCAGCATCAATGGCGAGCCGGCACTCGCTTATCGGCTGCCGCAGCAGCGCCGCCAAGGCAGTCTGGCCCTCACCGCCTTCGATGCCGATGTCCAGTTCCACAGCTTCAAGCTCGCCGAACTCGCTGCTGATGCGGTCATGCGTGAGCCCACGGCGGACAAGTCGGTGCCACTCGCCGATGCCAAGGCCGCCGTTGCGCTCGCCGAAAAACAGTTCGCTGCCGCCAAGGCCAAACCCGCGATGATTCGCGCCGTTTTTGCTGCGGATAAGGCCAAACAGGACAAGGCGCTCGCCAAATCCGCCGCCGCCGCCGAAGCAGCATTCAAACTGGCGCAGACCGAGGTCGATCTTGTCAAAGCGGAGGCCGACCCGAAGGCCAAGGACGCTGAGAAGAAGACCAAAGCCGCCCGCGAAGCACTGGAGAAAGCCAAGAAGAAAGTCGCGACTCCAGGCGAGGCTTACACATCGCTGCCTGCGAGTCTGAAAGCCCAGGAAGGCCCGGAAGAAAACAACAACACGACCGTGCAGACCTATCCCGAGAACAGCACGGGCCGCAGACTCGCGTTTGCGAAGTGGATCGCCGACAAACGCAATCCGCTCACCGCGCGCGTGCTGGTGAATCAAGTCTGGATGCGGCACTTCGGCGCGCCGCTCGTGGCGAACATGGATGACTTCGGTCGTCGCTCGCTTGCGCCGCTGCATCAGGACATTCTCGATAAGCTGACGGTCGATTTCATGAACAACGGCTGGAGCTTGAAGCATCTGCATCGCGCCATGGTGCTGTCCGAGCTGTATCGCCGCAGTTCCTCGAATGCCGAGGCCGATGCAGCCACCGTCGCCGCCGATCCCGACAACGCATCCTACTGGCGCATGAACCCGCGTCGCATGGAAAGCCAGCTCGTGCGCGACAGCCTGCTGCATCTCGCCGGGAAGCTCGATCTCACCCTTGGTGGCCCCAGCCTCGATCCCGCAGCGTCTGAAACGAGTCCTCGCCGTTCGCTTTACTTCGTCCAGAACGCCGACACCGAACACCGCTTCCTCGCTGTCTTCGACAACAGCAACGTTCTCGAATGCTACCGCCGCAACGAAAGCGTCGTGCCGCAGCAGGCGCTCGCTTTGACGAACAGCAAGCTCAGTCGCGAATGCGCGGACGCCTTGGCCGCGAAGCTCGGCAAGCTCGATGCGGAGCCTTTTGTGACACAATCCTTTCTCGCCGTGCTCGGTCGTCCGCCAACGGAAACCGAGCGGCTGGCGAGTTTGGAGGGCTTCGCGGCGTTGAAACAGAACCGCAGCCTGTTTTTGCAGGCGCTTATCAATCACAACGACTTCGTCACCCTGCGATGAACTTCAAACATCAGCCGACACCTTTCCTCCGCCGCGACATCCTTGGCGGACTCGGCAGCATCGCGGTCGCGTCCATGCTGAAGGCCGAGGAAGGCTGGCAGCCGCCGAGCGGTCTGCCGGTGATCCCACAGAAGGCGAAGCGCGTAATCTGGCTCTTCATGCGTGGCGGAGTCAGCCACATGGAGAGCTTTGATCCGAAGCCGATGCTGACGAAGTATGCGGGCAAGTCGATCGGCGAGACGCCCTACAAGTCCGTGATGGATCCGGAGAAGCTCAAAAAGGTGCGCGTGGTCGTGGTGAACGACGCCAACGGCAAGCAGCGCACGACGATTTACCCGCTACAAGTCGGCTACAAAAAGTACGGCCAGTGCGGCA of Prosthecobacter sp. contains these proteins:
- a CDS encoding PSD1 and planctomycete cytochrome C domain-containing protein encodes the protein MPHPVPRVFLRRGTLALAWLALPALAVDYEKEIKPLLKERCYACHGALKQKADLRLDTAAAMRKGGDGGDILAGDHALLLERVTTTDKDDRMPPEGEGSMLNTEQVAKFKAWLAAGAPAPANEQPEADPRAHWAYQVPKSSGKSIDALLSERLASKKLKPQPEAAPEIWLRRVYLDLIGLPPTPEQITAFLNDASMPARQRVVDQLLGTPQYGERWARHFMDIWRYCDWYGLGAQLRHSQKHIWHWRDWIVESLNTDKGYDQMIVQMLAADELAPEDRDNLRATGFLARSYYLFNRTTWLDETIEHTCRAFLGLTMQCVKCHDHKYDPIEQADYYRMRAIFEPLHVRLDPWKGETDFEKNGLPRVYDLHLDKPTFRHVRGDEKNEDKSKSLTPGIPQVLEFASLEPASVKLPPASAKPALLPFVLEDHLRAAERDITAAQKALDNARQALAKSPQPAVKPVTKPKVIVSDDFTTAKPEQWEILKGDWKHSATGVRQYETGAERRALRLKSAPPADFEASLSFTIRGGQKWKSVGIAFDSADGDDVMVYMSAFSGGSKIQVAIGNDGKSSYPPAGSVARTISQDVRYTLDLRVRGPLINASINGEPALAYRLPQQRRQGSLALTAFDADVQFHSFKLAELAADAVMREPTADKSVPLADAKAAVALAEKQFAAAKAKPAMIRAVFAADKAKQDKALAKSAAAAEAAFKLAQTEVDLVKAEADPKAKDAEKKTKAAREALEKAKKKVATPGEAYTSLPASLKAQEGPEENNNTTVQTYPENSTGRRLAFAKWIADKRNPLTARVLVNQVWMRHFGAPLVANMDDFGRRSLAPLHQDILDKLTVDFMNNGWSLKHLHRAMVLSELYRRSSSNAEADAATVAADPDNASYWRMNPRRMESQLVRDSLLHLAGKLDLTLGGPSLDPAASETSPRRSLYFVQNADTEHRFLAVFDNSNVLECYRRNESVVPQQALALTNSKLSRECADALAAKLGKLDAEPFVTQSFLAVLGRPPTETERLASLEGFAALKQNRSLFLQALINHNDFVTLR